Below is a genomic region from Gasterosteus aculeatus chromosome 2, fGasAcu3.hap1.1, whole genome shotgun sequence.
TTTTTTTCACTTGCTGATACCCTTTGGTGAGGCCAGAGCACAGATCGTGACTCCAGTAAATGAAAGCCTATCGCTGGCCTCTTGTTGCTGTCGCGTATCCATAGCGACAGACCATCCCAGGGGGAAACCCCAGCCATGTTTGTAAATGCTAGTGTCCACGTGCCCGCTGACCTTTCTAATGATGTTAATTTGCCGTTGCTCTGAAGCGCGCTTCATTTCTTCCTGCCATTCATATGAAACTCATCGCCGTCTATTAAAAAGCAAACAGGCCCGGTGTGCGGAGATAATTGTGCAGAGAGGATTCCAGTTGAATCTTGCTTGGCCCCCCCCGGCCGTCTGTGTCAACTGGGTTTTGGCTTTATGGAGCTTCAGCCTCGCCAGGAAAACACACCAATCGCACATAGAGCATGACGATAACGccggcatctgtgtgtgtgtgtgtgtggctccccACAGAGCTCCACCGTACCATGACAGCACGGCAGGACCAGGCCGACCGCGTACCGCCATCCTCTGTAAAGGTGAGTGAAAGGCCTCTGCTTCACCTTTAGGGCCTGTGAGGCCTGACGTCGGCCAGTGGGTCTGCCTCCAAAACGCAGACTGAAAGCAACAAGTATTGGATTTTACAGTGTTGGTTCAGCTGAATTATGACGGGATAcgataaggtacttgaggcggTATAGAGTGGATTTACCAATTCATTAATTGATTGTTAAAAGTATGTCAACATtcttttgcaataaaaaaaaagcaaaagcaaaattaAAAGGTATTGCCAATTCAAACcattagaaataaaacaaatgttaaacCTGTCAAACTTGTCTTACAATCATTATGTCCTCATGCATTTAAAGATGTGATGATATTAAAATGAAAAGTTGTTAAACATTTGTTAAAGAAGGAATAATCTTGTTGGCACGTAAAAAGAGTGGTTCCATTGGGAGGACTAAGACCTCTTGGGTTTGCAGTGACAAACATCTGGCAATGAAGTACTTGATTCCAAAAATAGACACGGCCATAATTTGCCCAAGAGACTGCTGGGTTTTCCCAATTTTCCcattttacattaaaatgaCTCTTATGTTGCATCTTATTGTCCGTATAATTTAATTTGGAATGAATTCCAGCACTTTGAAGTGGAACCATCCACTAATGTATGAACTTACTTGTAGTCCTATTGTTCTTGcaaacttttttacttttagatcaaaaataataaaccaaGGGAAATTAATTTACAGCGGAGTTCCTCTTACCATGTTGAGTGTTGATATGTTTACACAAATGCCACCTGTTATTGTCttcaacaatgtgtgtgtgtgaagatacATTTGCTATTATGTGTGTATGGATTTTTCTTGTTTTGCTCCTACATAAGACAACAATGCATCTCTCTGTTGTTAATAATTCCATGTCATGAATTGTAGCAACTatctttgttttacattttttccccttACATCAATGATAAGGATGTGACATTCTCCTACTTCTTGTGCATCATGCTGTGCAGAATGGCCAGAATCCAACCAATGGCAGTGTGTCGGATAAAAGCGATGGCTATGATATCGGCGAGCTTGCTACCTCCTCTTTGATtggtgagacagacagacacacacacacacaggttcaggTCATGCAGTGTTCCATTATGAAACTGGGGAAACAGCAAGTTGGGAAATGGCATTAGTATTGGTGTAGTATTATAATCCCGCTTCATAccatttctctctcacacattacattacattacatgtcatttagcggacgcttttatccaaagcgacgtacaataagtgcattcaaccatagggtacaaacacATAAGCTGTGAGGTCATTGTACTACACAGTCTGATACGCAGGCGGTCGGTGTCTCCTACTCTTTTATTCCCCATCGTCAGCGCTTCCCTCCgtctgcgtgggggggggggggggctaattaTGTGACTTAATGTGTTATTCCTCGCTGAACCTTTCCCAGTGAATGCTCCTTTATTACCCCGTCATTATAATTATGAAGGATGTGAAAACCTCATGAATATGTCAGACGAATGCAGAGGTTGAGGGAGGCTGCTGAGAGGCCAACATCTGCTTTGGGAATGACAGAATCGGTCAAAAAGGCTTTTTGGCATTTACTCAGACTTAATCACTCACTAAGTTCTGTTGAGGGAAGCAGTCACAAAGTGCAGCCGACAAGCTGCTGAAATCAGATCACACTGCAGCAAATTGTATTAATAGTATACATTGGAATCAGATTTAGAACAATATCATGCAGAACATTATTGCtacaattcttcttcttcttctgcaatgATGTTGGATTGATTCATTAAGATGAGGAAATTTTTTTCAACAGCGAATGGTTAAAAAAACTGGCGTCaccaagaaaaataaataaaatcattagATTCCGCTAATTCAATAGTGTCCCATTGAACAATGTAAACCTTGCAGCAGTTGTTATGTGTCATGGACAGGGATTCAACAATCAGATGCCAAAAAGCCAATGTGACATTCAGCCACGCTAAATGAAGGATGGGGCCTCATGACTTTAGTGATCCCTTGTACAGCTGTGTTGTTGAAAAGCTTCCTCCAGTCCGGTGATCTAAGCCGGGCTCACGTAGTGCGGCCTTGCCAAGCGGCGACCTCCGGAAGCGCCAAAGATTGCTAATGGTGACAAGTGACTGCCTCCACATTTGATTCAATCCACATAGGATGCTGAACGCCTGGTATGAACTGTAGTTCATTTCAGTGGATGCACCAGATGTCCTGACACATCAATAACAATAAACTCTGAGGGAACTGGACCATCTTTTAGCCTTCAAAATCCATTTTTTGTGCCTGcagtttttgattttctttcttattgGTGACGTCAACAACAACTGGAAATCAACACTGGTGGTGCTTGCAAATCATAGTTCCTACCAATTAAACCCCCTTCTGGATGTGATATAAAGTTGTTTGGCTAAATAACAAAGCTTGACACCTACACTCCCTGTTTATTCGTCCCCTTTGTTTCCTCACATCAACAGCAGGGAGTGATGCCTGACAATACGCATCTATTTTTGTAAATGGACTCATTCCTACGGATTCTGGTTGAATTATTATCCCCTGTatcagttttatgatggtatcacgatGATTATTATGCATCCCTGTGTGATAACAGGATAAACAAGACTgataaatacatacagaatAATGTATGTTTTGTTGCATCCACGAAAGAGGCAGTATTATTTTTCTTGCCTctttcatgaaaataaaatatcaaaaacTCAACCCAGCGGGTAAAGAGACCAAAAACTGAGTTGGTAATCACTGGACTTACATCTGTGGGGTATGACTCATGAATGCTAATGATGCTCAGATGTCTGTTTTCTGTGTAAATTAAATTGGCTTTATAATATATCAATCTTGTTTCCATCTTGTGAACAATATCAGTTAATGCAGTTGAGCTTAATGATGTTATAACATCAAATATTATgactttttattaaatataggttttcatgtgcaaaacacagaaacaactcATAATTTCTAGTCAACTATTTAATGTTGCATTTTTCAATCCAAAAGGGATTTCACCCCTAGAAATCAGCAGAGAAATATTTGCGAGCCCATTGAAACATCCAAAGCACGATTACTCTGTAACGGCAGCCTGATGTCATTTCAGCAATCCAGTGTGGACAGCAATGCTAAGTTATCCAATTTTGACAAATAAATGGGATTTTCCTGTGGTTTTGCACCGGGTTACTTAAATAGATGCAAACATAAGCTGTATTTTTGTCTCTCTCATCACCTTAAGAGTGTCAGCCAGCACAGAGACACATTGTCCCAGTGTGAATGGGTGAGACAGCAGCGGGTGTCACAGTGCACAAGAGAACCCGAAAAAGAGTCGGGAGGTGTTGAGCTCGAATGAAAATAATGCGTcaggattttctttctttctgtttcactTAGCGGCTGCTGACTCTCTGTAATCTCTTCTTTTATCAACTGTTTCTAGATCTCGTTACTGTgtcctctttccctctttcatCGCGTTTCTCTCCCTGCTTTCTTTTCCATAATCTTaaccttttcctcctcattcTCTGTTTTCACCTTTCCAAGCTTGTTCCATCCTTTTGCATCTGTTTAACTGAGCTGTTCTGCAATATAAGGGCCGCGGATTTCAGGACTGTCACTTTTGCTTCAACCTCCTCATTTCCTTTCACCTCTCCAACCTTGTCCTGTGATTACATGAAATGAGGGCTCCATTGTAGTTCGGCCCAGTGATTCTACGGGTTATGAATACAATTTTACTGCTGAGATACGGGGTCACGACGCGTCTATTAGATGCTGCTCGAGTCTTGACAGAAGTTCATTAAGTCAAAGCAACAGAGCTAATGATTGGAGGCTTGGATTTGAGTCACAACGGTGACTTTTAAAGCAGCTGATTTATTTCTcaacctttaaatgaataaagacaGGCCTTCCATTGTGACCGGGCTTGAATAGTTCATTATTAAGGTGTGCTCTGACAAAACCTGAAGTGATTGTAAAAGGCAGAGCAATCTGTTGCTAGCTAACGTGCAGCTGATGTCTGCACAGTTGGCTTATTGGCTGTTTGCAGCGAATCAACACACCCAGCAGTCCAAATCACACAAATGACGTGTCTGTGCACATTGCTTTCAACCTACACGCGCCGAGGCAACGTGAACGCTTTGCACGTGTTGAAGTCAGCATGCAGAGAGCTGATGGACTTTTCCCTTGTCCTTGCAATATGTTTCAATCCAGCCTTTGTTAAACCGATATCTAGAGCCTGAAATAAACTACAAAGTAAAGCTGGAGCAACGTCGTGTTGTGCCATTTTTGGTCAACTGAAATGTGACGGTTTGTGTAATTTTCATTATAGGTCTTCTATCCCTGTGAGCTTGTTACGCGGCTGCTGAAGTGCTGTCAGTGATCAAcaagaaaatgtacatttctctCCAAATTTCCCTCGGGTGCTGTTATACTGCAATTTTCAACCCCAGTGAAGCTCGACATCACACGGCCGCGGCAGAAACGCCTCTTTCATGCTTCAAGTTATGCAAATCAGCCGAAAATGTTCACCGTCCAAATCTGAATTATGCTAAGTGCTCTTCTCAATTCATTGTTAATCACTCTTtcgcttcactttttttccatttccataTTCCTCTCCCTTAATACGACATTATTTCCTCCCTCAATATGACCTCCTGGAAACCACCTCAAATTGTCTCCTCACATCCTCTGCTACCACACCTTGCTGTGGACGTCCACCTAATCCTCTTCGTCGTGACGGCggccctccttctcctcctcttactCAGGTCTGGTGGCCACGATAAAGGAGCGCATCACCAAGCCCACGGCGATGGCACAGGGACGAGTGGCTCACCTGATCGAGTGGAAGGGctggggtggaggaggcgaGGCCACAGGAAGCGGGGTCGGCTGGAGCGCGGCCCGGGGGCGCTgcggcggggggtggggggggacggcGCTGCACGAGGACGAGCAATTCTACTCCCAGATGACGGACGAAATCAAGGAAGCTCGCTTCGCTGCAGGTGAGACGGATGAAACGGTTTCAATGGAAGGGACAAACAGGGTCGGCGGAGAGACGCTCACGTCCCCGCGGGCCTCGTCTCTGTTCGATTGGCTTTTTGCAGACAGAgcgttgacaaaaaaaaatcaataacccCGACTGAGACGTGTCAGGGCAGTGACTCAAATCTAgagcactgtttttttttcttttcgattTACATTGTTTTGTGATAACGGTTGACAAGCGCAGGTGGACTTCTGAGAAAAGAAACGCCAAGCGTGTTTGTTTCGCAGGAGTAGCAGAGCAGTTCGCCCTGGCCGAGGCGTCCATGAACGTGTGGTCCCTGAATGACGGCCTACAGCAGCCGTCCTCCAGCTTACAAGGTTTGTCACGTCAACGTGTGTCACTTTTAACGAAATGGGAATCTGTTGCGTCCCAAAAGTCTGACTTTAAAGTCTTTTCTCTaaatcttttactttttttgaccTCCTGACACAATCAACACCTGCTGTACTGCTTAAATACTTGTATATGTGCAACACAGATGTCTATGATTGGATCGCAAAGTTGGTTCTGAAGGTGGTTAGTGGGCCCTCCAGATACTGCGTCTGCACAagccaacccagtctcacagcaaaacgtgtgaTGGCtgcgttgtggaacgtggtattctcacgctttctccccaacatcgtgacaatactacgttttgtATTGGCCcgttcatttacattgccttgcagcgtcactagaaactaataaacggaaggtcttccacattctctgatagaagattatgaaaatataacgcatacttctcgctagaaatgccatcgaaatgcacacaaatgctgatgctttcttaaaatattgtgtttctcacagataatagaccgacagtccgccattttcttgTTTAAGCTGAggggaagttgatagtcacgtgacctagttgcaaacgAAACGAAAGCTactacacgttttgctgtgagactgcgTCTGCACAAGCATGCTGTGCATGTTTGCTCCATATGATCACAGTCCACATCTGGATACACACAGTACATCTAAATTACACTCAACTTTGCCAAAACGAACCCCAAATATTTGGTTTTCGCCTGTTATTCTTGTTCCGTTGAAGTCTACTTGCTTTAAATTTGTTTGAAATGAACAAGAGGAAGACATTCATCCTCTATCTATACATGGTACTAGCAGAAAAGCCACTGTTTATTGGAATTACAGTTCTATGTGATCTATATTCAAAACCACATGGAGCCGCTGGTTCAGAATAAGTCGTGTGAGGGATTTCAAAAATCTCCACCTCCTGAGAGGACCGGGCTGTAATTGTTTGTCAGAGTTCATCCCGCTGACGCTCCCCTTGTCCCTCCTCAGCTGCACAGAACCACTTCTTGTCCCAGTTCCTGCTGGATGGCGGCAGCCTCAGCGTTCCTCACCACCTGTACAGCATCCACGCACAGACGTATGGTGAAAACAGGGCGGCCAACCTGGTCTGTCCGCCGGTGGCCCACAGCATTTCCCCCACGTCCAGCGCCCAGCGGGACGGAGGTCGTCCCCTCGAGGACGGAAGCGCTGCGCCCGCGGAGGCTGCTGTGCGACACGTAGACAGCAGCTCTCTGTCCGAGGATGATGTTTTTTATAACTAGGCTCGCCGGCGATCTCGGCGGTAATCTCTGAAAGGAGCGCTGCTGAGGGGACTTACACGGCCGATCCAAAACATAAAGGGGGGACGTTTGTGAGGTTTGGCCGGCCGAGGGTGGCTTCAGCCACTCGTCCTCTGTTACAAACACTCCAAATTGTATTTTCTTCCCCATGTTGAGGCTTGTGCTTTTGTGAATGTACATAATTCCATtggtaattgatttttttttttttatttgtccttgAATAAAAAGCAGCCCgagtaaagaaaacaacaagaaaggAATTGTAAATGTGTCTTCTTTGAGGTTTCTCAGCTGAtatggagagaagaagaagtctgTCGCAAAGAAAATCGCAAACCCAATTATCTGTCTGGGTCTCAACTGCAGGATGATTATCCGGCATTCACGCTGTCACTGTGTTTCCTGGGGGGAtgtttgcatttctttgtgtttgagagCTGGTTGAGGACGGGAGGTGTTTGCGTTGCTCGTCCCGGTGTTTCTTTCAGCAAAACGTTTACGTGTAATGAAGCTGTGCTGCTCGGTCTGTTTCCCCTTTCACCATCTCAGCGTAGCTCACAGCAAAAGAACCCTCAACTAGAGCAGCCCAGGTCTTTATGTAACGACAGAATGATTATTTCACAATCATGGTCAGAACTCTCAGTCTGGAATCAACAGGAAAGCAGCAAACACGCCTGTCGCACGCGTGTGGCGTGATTGAATCCGGGCACACGAGTGAGAGAGCAGCTCAGCTTTTTGTTCAGAGACCCATTTGACTCTTCATTTTCAATGAGGGAACGGAACTTGGAGTGATTGCTCGGGCACATGAGCCGAGGGGAAGGTAGACCGGACATGTCTGCACGTAGCTTGTTTTAAGTCCGTCCAGAAAAACACTAGACTGAGTTTGCATTTTGACTAATTAACTGAATGGGCcctcttgtgttttatttgtctttgtttattcGTGCCGTGCTGAAGGGGGGGCTCGAGTGGGAGAGTAGGAGTTTTGCATTCATGCTTTTAATTGTTTGGGTTGAGTCACGTTAGTGTTGTAAATAGGcacatttgatttgatgtttTGTGCAGTGGtgttatatttttaatattgcTAGAGCAACGCTCCACGCTGAGGCCCCACATCTTCCTTTACGAAACAAAGAAGTTATCTTCGGTTTCGTATTCTCCAGTTACTATTCACGTGAATGTTCATGTTATTCATAATATTCATAATATGCATTGCAGTACACCAATATTAACTTTTGATGCTTTTGGGATGTTGTAGGCAGACATGCTGAAGTTGCATGGGAATCTGGTAGATGTGATGGTTTATCTTTCCCGAAGTTGAATTTCATAGTGATCCCTCCATCCATATAAATTCTCAAGAAACGCAGCAAGATCGTGTTATTTGGTCTAACAGTTGTATTAGCTTTTGCTTTCATTGACACGTGTAGACTTTAAATAGTATGTTACATAAAAAAAGGTCAGGGAATGAGATGTGTGATACAAGATCCCGCTAAATTCAAAAATGTGAAGACAACAGCATTTAATACATGTTAAGGAACCAGCTGATCCCAGTTTAGTTTGAATGCAAACACTGTTACCTTCATGCAATGAACAAGTGATTTCATTATTAAAGCCAAGCCTGTGTCACTGCTATTGGGGAAAGACATGGATTCATGTTTGCTGCTCAGATTTCTTTGGCCAAGTCTTCTAATATTCTCTTCATCTAGAGGAGAAAATAGaaacacagggagggagggagggaagggacgGCTTTCAATTCGCAAATTAGCAACGTACACGAGGACATTGGACATTGTGTCCAAACGTCCTGTagaagagacaaagaggaacCAGACAAACTCAAGCTCGGTGTGTCATTAGCATTGGGTTTTATATTTGTGAAAAAACACTCATTACCTCGGGCCACGTGATGACCCCGACTAGCCTCCCCCTGTCTGCGACACACAAGGTCTGAACTCCAAGCAGACTCAGGATGCCGTGCGCCTGTGAGGACAAAAGGGAAAATGGATTAGAAGTAACAATTATCTAAAAAAGAAATGGCTCAAAATATGATTATtcactttcatttatttgagaGTTAGGTGAGAAGATTGCTACCAACCGTATGTTGTCAAACCTGCATTAACCAGCAGTTACTTTCCAAATTCATCATTTGTGTTTCTGGCCATGTAAGTGCAGCATTCACTCgcttttagctctgttttttttgtacgcCATCTACTCGGAAATTTCCTGCACTGCTGGATGCTCGACCATGATCCCCAGCTGGTTGGTGAACTAGGAGCTGATTGGCCTGAAGAGTAATTACCCACCTCCTGAACGGTGTTGTGTGGTGACAACAGCACAGAGTTGGGGTGAATGCAGCAGACCTCATCCAGATGTTTCTCCAAAGTCTAAACAGAGCAACACAAAACAAGGCTGTGTACATTTTCTACGCATGCTCAGCTTTAAGTAGTATTTTAGGAAGTATTTTACACAGTTGTGTTGTACTGTCTCTAAATATGTTCATATGTTTTTGGATATTGCTTCCATCTGTTTTTTCTAGTAGCAGCTCTATTTTTCTATCACTATAATGCTTTAAAATAGATGTCAGGTGTCACGAGATGAGCGGGTTGTGAAAGCGAGACCCGTCTTTTTAAACGGCGCCGTTCTACCTGTGTGACGCCATCGGTCTCGCAGTGACGCAGGAACATCAGCAGCTCTGACCGGAGAACAAAGCCCAGTACAATCTGCGACTCttgaaaacagaagaaaggaGAGCGATTTCATTTCTGTTGCCAGTCGGTGCAGCAGTTCAGCGTGTGCAGCTCTCCAAGTGATTTGCGAGTTCAACACTGAATTGTTTTGAATTGCTGGAGCTTTTCAATTGTCACAATCACTTCTTTATCCGCCACTTGTCTGCTAATTTTCTCGAGGATCTTGATGACTGTGTCGATATGTCATCTTCTCACTTATGTGTAGTTTAATCATTTGTGGGAAGATGTAGACTAAACGATTGCGTTGTCTCCGCACCATGTGAGTCCACCACAGGGATTTGTTGGTCAGTGCTGGTGTTCACGGCATGTTGAACCTCCGCTGGCCCAGCTACCTTCTGGAGCTGCACTGATCTTGATCCCAAAACCTGTCCAATTGGTGTGAAGGGAAGCCTGCAAGGTGGGAATCGTGTCACACTAAAGCAGCTGTGGTTAAATCGGACACATATGGAGGTTCAAATCATTCTCAGGTCGTAACGATTCATTGATGGATAGAAGTTAATTGCAAATGAATATTGTGGCAAAACACTAATATCTTCACTTTAACAGATATGGGAAGGTCTTCTCACTCGGCCAATGTTCACATTTAACTCCTCTTTTCTAGCTTTTCCTGTCACAACACACATCGAAGAAGCATCTGGATCCTTGGATCCTTTGTCTATGTCATATTTAGTGGCATCCACCTAATATCAGTTGAACCATGTCACGCTGGAGCAGTGCATGACTAATATTGTTATCCAGAGAGCCAACAAATGTCATGAACTGCTTTTAAAGGTCTTCCAGGGCCTCTGACACTGCTCCCATATGACCTTCCATTTATTTACTGTGACTGCCGACCACAGATGTGACCATTCAAACCCGCCGTACCTCTAGAAACAATCGGACCCCTTGATGTTTATCTCACCGGGGGGACGCCTTCACCAGAGAGGGCAGGTGTGGGAGCCTCTTGCCGATGGAGAGCGCGTCATAAAAAGATGGGCGGTGCCCAGAGCGAGCCACAGCATTGGCCAGCAGAGTGGCGAGGAGTACGGGTAAGGCGTGGCTGAACTGACCGGTCAACTCTAAAGCCAGCAGCGCCGGGGACAAGGTGTGCGTCACAGCGCCGGAGAAGGCCGCTGCGCCTACGAGGAGGAAACCACACGGAGACAGCGAGCGTGCAGGAGCAACGTTGATGCTGGTGACATCACCACACTGTCAGTGCCAGGCCGACCATGgtactttttcatttcaatcattggaaaatacaatttaatttaaacacTATAGAGGTGATGTCATCTCTAATTGAACAACGAGGCACTGATCGATGTCCCCTACCAGCCAGTGCATATCCTCCAGGATTCACAGAAGCCCACTGCTGGCTGGAGGTCAACGCAGTGGAAGACACATACGCTGCTCCTTCTCCAAACAAACGGCCCAAAGCCGCCCCTGGAGatccaaaacagaaaaaaaacacaaagcgtTTCTCAATCGTTTAGTTCACAGCTTTCACAGAACACGACAAGG
It encodes:
- the fam131c gene encoding protein FAM131C — its product is MGACFCKGHKELHRTMTARQDQADRVPPSSVKNGQNPTNGSVSDKSDGYDIGELATSSLIGLVATIKERITKPTAMAQGRVAHLIEWKGWGGGGEATGSGVGWSAARGRCGGGWGGTALHEDEQFYSQMTDEIKEARFAAGVAEQFALAEASMNVWSLNDGLQQPSSSLQAAQNHFLSQFLLDGGSLSVPHHLYSIHAQTYGENRAANLVCPPVAHSISPTSSAQRDGGRPLEDGSAAPAEAAVRHVDSSSLSEDDVFYN